In the Actinomycetota bacterium genome, TGATGCTGCGCAGCGTCCCGCCCGGCCCCCCGGGAGCGTCCCGGACGAGCACCCGGAAACCCTCCGGCTCCTCCTCGATGTAGCCGAGGAACGCGTCCGCAGCCTGTTCGAGCTTCCCCAGCGGATGGCGCGACTCCAACCCCTGGGAGATGCGGTCCAGCAGGTTCGAGACCTCCCGGTCCACCACGACGGCGTACAGACCCTCCTTCCCACCGAAGTGCTCGTAGACGACCGGCTTCGTCACCCCGGCGCGTTGGGCGATCTCCTCCACGGCGGTGGCCTCGAAACCCTTCTCGGCGAAGAGCGACCGGGCGACGTCGAGCAGCTGCTGTCGCCGCTGCTTCCCGGTCATGCGGACGCGCTCCGCCACGGGCTTGCCCTTGTCCCCTCCGCGTGCGGGGCTCAGCTGCGCCGCTTCTCGAGCTGCTTCTCCGTCACCCGGTGCACGTTCGAGACGAGTCCTACCTTCTCCATCCCCGCGATCAGGACGCCGCTGATATCGATCTGCCACGGCTTGATCGCGTTGATGGCCGCGGTGGGGAAGGCGTGGTGGTTGTTGTGCCACGACTCCCCGAAGGAGATCAGGGCCAGGGGCCAGTTGTTCGTGCTCTGGTCGTCGGTCTCGTACGGGCGTCGGCCGAAGTAGTGACAGACGGAGTTGATGCTCCAGGTGACGTGGTGGAGGAGCATCATCCGGACCGCCCCGCCCCACAGGAACGCCGTCACCGCGCCCCGCAGCGTGCCCGTGATCACCAGCCCGGCGACGGCGGGCAGCACGAGGGAGACGATCACCAGCCGCGGGAACGCCCGGTCGATCCGGACGATCATCGGTTCCTTGAGCAGGTCGGGAGCCCAGCGCTCCCGCACGGTCCGCTCCCCCTTCAGCAGCCACCCGATGTGGGCGTGCCACAGGCTGCGCAGGACCCCGTCCTCCGGGTCGGCGTGGGGCGAGTGCGGGTCGCCCTCCTTGTCGGCGAACGCGTGGTGGCGGCGGTGGTCGGCGACCCACGAGATCACCGAACCCTCCACGGCCATCGACCCGAGCACGGCCAGCGCGGCCCGGATCGGGCGCTTCGCCACGAAGGCCCGGTGGGTGAAGAGCCGGTGGTAGCCGATGGCGATCCCGAACCCGAACAGGAAGTACGTGGTCAGCGCGATCGTGAGGTCGGTGGCCGTTATCCCCCAGCCCCAGAGCGTCACCACCGCGAAGACGAGCCCGGCGAGCGGGCCGAGCGTCAACAGCAGCACGGCCGTCTTCTGGAGCCGGATCTCCCGCGGGGTGAGCGCGATGACGCCGGGCACGGGAGCCGGCGGCGGAACGGCTATGGCCATGGAACCCTCCTGCGAGTGGGACCTACGCTTACGGAACCGTAAGTTACCACGCGGTAGGTCGTTTGAAACCCAAGGGGGCGGACCCCACGGCACC is a window encoding:
- a CDS encoding TetR/AcrR family transcriptional regulator, producing MTGKQRRQQLLDVARSLFAEKGFEATAVEEIAQRAGVTKPVVYEHFGGKEGLYAVVVDREVSNLLDRISQGLESRHPLGKLEQAADAFLGYIEEEPEGFRVLVRDAPGGPGGTLRSIIADVAAQVEYIFEDEFRDRGYDPKLAPLYSHALVGMVELVGRWWLEAGKPSRQVVAAHLVNLAWRGLGRLQPNPKHKGRARKPS
- a CDS encoding acyl-CoA desaturase, with protein sequence MAIAVPPPAPVPGVIALTPREIRLQKTAVLLLTLGPLAGLVFAVVTLWGWGITATDLTIALTTYFLFGFGIAIGYHRLFTHRAFVAKRPIRAALAVLGSMAVEGSVISWVADHRRHHAFADKEGDPHSPHADPEDGVLRSLWHAHIGWLLKGERTVRERWAPDLLKEPMIVRIDRAFPRLVIVSLVLPAVAGLVITGTLRGAVTAFLWGGAVRMMLLHHVTWSINSVCHYFGRRPYETDDQSTNNWPLALISFGESWHNNHHAFPTAAINAIKPWQIDISGVLIAGMEKVGLVSNVHRVTEKQLEKRRS